One part of the Bacteroidia bacterium genome encodes these proteins:
- a CDS encoding S8 family serine peptidase encodes MRKHLFLWLLLAVLSTSYAQDSPCVSGELLVMLESTAPEKVLARPFQGANSLTYPQVKKCISPALSIFLLSFDQSELDETEALSQLRQWEGVRYAQLNHKLEHRALNTTIPNDPNFLGQWPLENIGQNNGTVDADIAATEAWDITTGGLTVQGDTIVVAVIDQGMDLNHEDLNLWRNHAEIPDNGIDDDGNGFTDDYLGWNANQDNDEIPLDIHGTPVAGIIAAQGDNGKGIAGVSWNTQIMTLVNILAVEAEVVEAYSYVLEMRRRYNQSGGAEGAFVVATNSSFGVDFGNPANFPIWCAIYDSLGAQGVINVAATTNAARNVDVQNDMPSGCISDFLITVTNTNNQDVLNTGAGFGANNVDLGAPGTQVPSTRENDTYGSYSGTSFSTPYVSGTVALLFSAACPEILTQYKLTPENMALEFKSWILDGVDLLPSLNGKTLSGGRLNAYNSLLLQQGDCSNFNLDCLAPDMLEVSNLTDVSALLSWANIDSAENYSFRYRESSASIWTDSVLSDTFLQLDILTPCTDYIFQVSANCTDDSSGFLASQRFRTEGCCEAAPGFGVTELDSTEISLVWQNVFGANAYILQFREEGQQSWNEEIINDTNFLLGNLNPCTLYELRLGTDCGNPDTNFTQILQIQSPGCGFCLDTEYCTSRANVTQFEWIEAVKIGPIQNVSGSNGGYAEFSEPSYILAEDSTYEITLEHGFVGLAGRQHWRIWIDANQDGQFASNDSELFFATDLPIDGEFSDSLKTPAAILSGNTRMRISMKFEGTLNPELPPSECETFEFGEVEDYCIQILPKGSVSRTPLFNPPFLKVYPNPFQNQLVIESEEAVLDWQLFDVQGRLVREEGNLRNYERLLNLGDLPSGIYYLKIHTENGTSSKKILKY; translated from the coding sequence ATGCGAAAGCACCTATTCCTTTGGCTTTTACTTGCTGTGCTATCGACAAGCTATGCGCAGGATAGCCCCTGCGTGAGTGGTGAGTTGCTGGTTATGCTGGAGTCGACTGCTCCGGAAAAAGTCCTCGCCCGTCCCTTCCAGGGAGCAAATTCTCTGACCTACCCTCAAGTCAAAAAATGCATTTCCCCTGCCCTCTCTATTTTCCTTCTGAGCTTTGATCAGTCGGAGTTGGATGAAACAGAAGCCCTCTCGCAACTCAGGCAATGGGAAGGAGTCAGGTATGCTCAGCTAAATCACAAGCTCGAACATAGAGCTTTGAATACGACCATACCAAATGATCCTAATTTTCTTGGTCAATGGCCTCTGGAAAATATCGGGCAGAACAATGGGACTGTAGATGCTGATATTGCGGCTACAGAAGCCTGGGATATTACCACCGGTGGATTGACGGTTCAGGGAGATACGATTGTTGTGGCAGTCATTGATCAGGGCATGGATTTGAATCATGAGGACCTAAACTTATGGAGGAATCATGCAGAAATCCCCGACAATGGGATAGATGATGATGGGAATGGGTTTACGGACGATTATTTGGGTTGGAATGCTAATCAGGATAATGATGAAATCCCTCTGGATATACACGGTACACCCGTAGCAGGCATCATTGCTGCCCAGGGAGATAATGGAAAAGGAATTGCCGGAGTAAGTTGGAATACCCAGATCATGACGCTGGTAAATATTCTGGCGGTAGAGGCAGAGGTTGTTGAAGCTTATAGTTATGTATTGGAAATGCGGCGAAGATATAATCAAAGCGGAGGGGCAGAAGGGGCTTTTGTAGTGGCAACCAATTCCTCTTTTGGGGTTGATTTTGGGAATCCGGCCAATTTTCCCATTTGGTGTGCCATTTATGATTCTTTGGGAGCACAGGGAGTAATCAATGTAGCAGCTACTACCAATGCAGCTCGGAATGTAGATGTGCAAAACGATATGCCCAGCGGATGCATCAGTGATTTCCTCATTACCGTAACCAATACCAATAATCAGGATGTCCTGAATACAGGAGCGGGTTTTGGAGCCAATAATGTCGATTTGGGAGCTCCGGGCACCCAGGTACCGAGTACTCGGGAGAATGATACTTATGGGAGCTACAGCGGAACTTCTTTCTCTACGCCTTATGTAAGTGGTACTGTGGCCCTGCTTTTCTCTGCTGCCTGCCCGGAAATTTTAACCCAATACAAACTCACACCAGAAAATATGGCCCTGGAATTTAAATCCTGGATTCTGGATGGGGTAGATCTTTTACCTTCTCTCAATGGAAAAACCCTATCGGGGGGAAGGTTGAATGCTTATAATAGCCTCTTACTTCAACAAGGAGATTGTAGCAATTTTAATTTGGATTGTCTGGCGCCCGATATGCTTGAAGTGAGTAATCTGACAGATGTTTCAGCCCTGCTTAGCTGGGCGAATATTGATTCTGCGGAGAATTATTCTTTTCGATATCGGGAAAGTAGTGCGAGTATCTGGACCGATAGCGTGCTCAGCGATACCTTTCTCCAACTTGACATACTGACCCCCTGCACCGATTATATTTTTCAGGTATCAGCCAATTGTACTGACGATAGTTCCGGTTTTTTGGCTAGCCAGAGATTCCGAACCGAGGGTTGTTGCGAAGCGGCTCCAGGATTTGGCGTAACTGAGCTTGATTCTACTGAGATTTCTCTGGTCTGGCAGAATGTTTTTGGTGCCAATGCCTATATTCTTCAGTTTAGAGAAGAAGGTCAACAAAGCTGGAATGAGGAAATAATCAACGATACAAATTTTCTCCTGGGCAACTTAAATCCCTGCACGCTATATGAATTGAGGTTGGGAACAGATTGCGGGAATCCCGATACCAATTTCACCCAAATCCTTCAAATACAAAGTCCGGGCTGTGGATTTTGTCTCGATACAGAATACTGCACCTCTCGCGCCAATGTCACACAATTCGAATGGATAGAAGCGGTTAAGATCGGCCCTATTCAAAATGTCTCTGGTTCAAATGGAGGTTATGCAGAATTTTCTGAGCCCTCCTACATACTGGCTGAAGATTCTACGTATGAAATCACCCTCGAACATGGATTTGTAGGATTGGCTGGCAGACAACATTGGCGAATTTGGATTGATGCAAATCAAGATGGACAATTTGCAAGTAATGATAGTGAATTATTCTTTGCCACGGATTTGCCGATTGATGGAGAATTTAGCGATAGCCTGAAAACTCCAGCAGCCATTCTCAGTGGAAATACCCGTATGCGAATCAGCATGAAATTTGAAGGCACATTGAATCCTGAACTTCCTCCCAGTGAATGCGAGACCTTTGAATTTGGAGAGGTAGAGGATTATTGTATCCAAATTTTACCTAAAGGAAGTGTCAGCCGAACTCCCCTATTTAATCCCCCTTTCCTAAAAGTTTATCCAAACCCTTTCCAAAATCAATTAGTTATAGAAAGTGAGGAGGCGGTTCTGGACTGGCAACTATTTGATGTTCAGGGACGATTAGTAAGAGAGGAAGGTAATTTAAGGAACTACGAACGTTTGTTGAATTTAGGAGATCTCCCAAGCGGCATATACTATCTGAAAATACACACAGAAAACGGCACAAGCAGTAAGAAAATACTCAAGTATTGA
- a CDS encoding CHAT domain-containing protein: protein MIHAFKYLGLAIVFFSLLSGKSLAQDQSDDSYQADELAKQQFELALTNLNQDRNDTAIILFEEALSHYNDAENSEGVYTSGIYLAIALKKAGRLEDFLAHSHIFRSHLVDSDSLSAQLKLSLGASFFKKGDYQEALDNLESAQDRVENMNNNDLLHYRILENKARIYRKIEDAGGELKTHEEIEKLLGTHEVFLLEEDLLELSIYKWAALVRAKKTKEAENYHLRSEKIYRAYEDSFSPDRKEFALREMGHTAYEMGKHQTAKNYLNEYLNLASKQETEIDEAKYLLVQIAFRSGEETSAQKLLTALLAKGKELSLSKDKIAELHFIAGELKKAEGLYEEAIRQYQEVFKIWKPDQRSLSIHQIPEVENLPAKVLNHRVLWSYAETLNDMGLIDEKASKALFESSLAAYQKAMEFGEKLRNDVLFEEEEIIPLAQVRQKYEEAIQLAVHLGRINKDDRFIGIAFQFQQAAKAEERREVFFQYYRNQGVPWDSKEESRRKIFIQRLKDFEKEIAEIPFKEEREVLQSIRDNVEDEYGRFRQSLRYGDAAYFKLKEQSAQSSIAELRAQLGNYELLLCMFQGKEKLYLFELRKEIIDLRIVELSEEGNKPYLDFIAMVQDKYSSAHGFGERAYSFYQELLEKPLTDSTSSIVLVPDGLFHFFPFEVLLSEKSESIDFKDQPYLIRKYPIRYLLHSTDILPTKEYFYRDYQHKYAMFMPRPKEGKSLSFIDSLQLNDEERTNISNSDFPLLDKQEKYMEKRRKQMGAEIFAGWRASERSFRGYGEDYHSVEMAGYVVSSDYQPLYSGLQFSPQDDGGHFLAVHEILGNDLNNDLLILPNHAAVGSLQNGQGFRSLVYALEISKVQNLIISQWMMEENGNQIILEDLIKRLYVGTGKARALQEAKLNYLKTEEETHPYYWSGLVLYGDNIELEGEERPWWSYGALIFALFMLLLIIFGFRRKRRRR from the coding sequence ATGATCCACGCCTTCAAATATTTAGGTCTGGCTATTGTATTCTTTTCCTTACTCAGTGGTAAATCTCTGGCGCAGGATCAGTCTGACGATAGTTATCAAGCTGATGAGCTTGCAAAACAACAATTTGAGCTTGCCCTGACAAATCTTAACCAGGATCGTAATGATACTGCGATTATACTTTTCGAGGAAGCACTCTCGCATTATAATGATGCGGAAAATAGTGAAGGGGTTTATACCAGTGGTATCTATCTGGCCATCGCACTCAAGAAAGCAGGACGACTGGAAGACTTCCTCGCCCATAGCCATATCTTTCGTTCTCATTTGGTGGATTCAGACTCTCTTAGTGCGCAGCTTAAACTCTCTCTGGGAGCATCTTTTTTCAAAAAAGGCGACTATCAGGAAGCCCTGGACAATCTAGAATCTGCCCAGGATCGCGTGGAGAACATGAATAACAATGATTTGCTCCACTACCGTATCCTTGAAAACAAAGCCCGGATTTATAGAAAAATAGAGGATGCTGGGGGAGAATTGAAAACCCATGAGGAAATCGAGAAACTCCTAGGAACCCATGAAGTATTTCTTCTGGAAGAAGATCTGCTTGAATTATCTATATATAAATGGGCAGCCCTTGTTCGGGCAAAAAAAACAAAAGAAGCTGAGAATTATCATTTAAGGTCCGAAAAAATATACCGGGCCTATGAAGACAGCTTTAGCCCGGATCGGAAGGAATTTGCGTTGAGAGAAATGGGGCATACGGCTTATGAGATGGGAAAACACCAAACAGCAAAGAACTATCTCAATGAATACCTCAACCTGGCTTCAAAGCAGGAAACAGAAATTGATGAAGCGAAGTATTTATTAGTTCAGATCGCTTTTCGTTCAGGCGAAGAGACCTCTGCACAAAAGTTACTTACAGCACTATTGGCAAAAGGAAAAGAGCTAAGCCTAAGTAAAGACAAAATTGCAGAGCTCCATTTTATAGCAGGTGAATTGAAAAAAGCAGAGGGATTGTATGAAGAAGCCATCCGTCAGTATCAGGAGGTTTTCAAAATTTGGAAACCGGATCAAAGAAGCCTTTCCATTCACCAAATCCCTGAAGTAGAAAATCTTCCGGCTAAAGTCCTCAATCATCGTGTTCTCTGGTCCTATGCTGAAACACTCAATGATATGGGATTGATTGATGAAAAAGCCTCAAAGGCATTATTCGAATCCTCTCTTGCTGCTTATCAAAAAGCCATGGAATTCGGAGAAAAATTGAGAAATGATGTCCTGTTTGAAGAAGAAGAAATCATCCCTTTAGCCCAGGTCAGACAAAAATATGAAGAGGCAATACAACTGGCAGTACATCTGGGACGCATCAATAAAGATGATCGTTTTATAGGTATAGCTTTTCAATTTCAACAAGCCGCAAAAGCAGAAGAAAGAAGAGAAGTTTTTTTCCAGTATTACCGCAATCAGGGCGTCCCTTGGGATTCGAAGGAGGAAAGCAGAAGAAAAATCTTTATTCAACGCCTCAAGGATTTTGAGAAAGAAATTGCAGAAATCCCTTTCAAAGAAGAGCGCGAAGTTTTGCAATCTATCCGAGACAATGTTGAGGATGAATATGGACGTTTCCGCCAGTCTTTACGCTATGGAGATGCTGCCTATTTTAAACTCAAGGAACAAAGCGCTCAGAGCTCCATCGCTGAGCTTAGGGCACAATTGGGCAATTATGAATTGCTGCTTTGTATGTTCCAGGGGAAAGAGAAACTCTACCTCTTCGAACTGAGAAAAGAAATCATAGACCTTCGCATTGTTGAACTCAGCGAAGAAGGGAATAAACCTTATCTGGACTTTATAGCTATGGTTCAGGATAAATATTCTTCAGCTCATGGTTTTGGTGAACGAGCCTATTCTTTTTACCAGGAATTACTGGAGAAACCATTGACTGACAGTACTTCATCTATTGTTCTGGTTCCTGACGGTTTGTTTCATTTTTTCCCATTTGAAGTTTTGCTAAGCGAAAAAAGCGAATCTATTGATTTTAAAGACCAGCCCTATTTAATCCGAAAATATCCGATCCGCTATCTTCTCCATAGTACTGATATCCTGCCCACCAAAGAATATTTTTATCGGGATTATCAGCATAAGTATGCCATGTTTATGCCCAGACCTAAAGAGGGTAAGAGCCTGAGTTTTATTGATTCCCTCCAACTAAATGATGAGGAAAGAACCAATATTTCCAATAGCGATTTTCCGCTGCTCGATAAACAGGAGAAGTACATGGAAAAAAGACGCAAACAAATGGGTGCAGAAATCTTTGCGGGTTGGAGAGCTAGCGAAAGAAGCTTCAGAGGCTATGGGGAAGATTACCACAGCGTTGAAATGGCAGGCTATGTGGTGAGCTCAGATTACCAGCCCTTATACTCAGGCCTTCAATTTAGTCCGCAGGATGATGGAGGGCATTTCCTGGCCGTTCATGAGATTCTTGGCAATGATTTGAATAATGATCTCCTGATCCTGCCCAATCATGCTGCAGTAGGAAGTCTCCAGAATGGACAAGGTTTTCGAAGCCTTGTATATGCATTAGAAATCTCCAAGGTGCAAAATCTCATTATCAGCCAATGGATGATGGAGGAAAACGGAAATCAAATCATACTCGAAGATTTGATCAAAAGACTTTATGTCGGAACCGGTAAAGCACGTGCCCTTCAGGAAGCCAAATTGAACTACTTGAAAACAGAGGAAGAAACCCATCCTTATTATTGGTCAGGCCTCGTTTTATATGGAGATAATATAGAACTGGAAGGGGAAGAAAGACCCTGGTGGAGCTATGGTGCTTTGATATTTGCCCTCTTTATGCTCCTCCTGATAATCTTCGGTTTTAGGCGAAAAAGAAGACGGAGATAG